GTCGCAGGTCACGGCGCTGCGAGCGGGCCTACCACGTGCTGCTGACAATGCGTTCCGGGCCGACAATCGAGGAAACGGCGCAGGTCAGGGCGGGTTCCGTAGTCGTTCGGGGCGGATTCGTGGAGGTATTTCGGGTGACAGCTTCGCATGGTGGCGTCCACCAGGGGCAGGGCGCTGGCCTGCGTTGATTCAGGATCACGCCATCCGGGTTTCTCCTTTGCCTCCTGGAGAGGGAGACTTCTCATCACGGGCAGCCGCGAAACGGCCCGCCCGCCCTGATTGCTACTGGCTCCAACCACTGCAGCAGGGAACGGGCAGGTGTTGGCGCACCTGCCCAGGTGAAGCCGATTCCCGTGCCCGTATGGACGGGACATCGGCTTCACCTGTATCTGTGTCCGTCTCAGGGCCGCAGTTGCCCGGCAGGCTATCCCGGCGTGATTGCCGGGGGCAGCGCCCCGGCCCGCTTCATTCGCAGGTGCCGTCAGGTACTGGCCGACTGCCGTCAGCCCGGCTACGCCGCACCATGGCCTCGGCGCGTCGTGGCCCTGCAAGGACTCCTCCGGCGGCGGGCGCTGCCGTACCTGCGCCACCAAGTTGTGTGCTGGTGAAAGCGCGGGGGCCGGTCCGGCTGTTCAGCTGAGAACCGCTCGTTCGGGTGGGAGCGGGCAGATCCGTGTGCGTCGTGGAGTCGGCCCCGACTTGAGTGGCGAGGTGACACGAGATGAAGGCGCAGACCGTGCCTTAGGCCGTGCCGGCGAGGTGCACGGGATGCACGGCCTGGCTGTGGAAGTGGCTTTCACCGAGGAGTGGGGCCGCTTCACTCAGCTGCCCTGGGACCTGGCAGCCGGCTCGGTGCGTTTTGAGGAGCTGTCCCCGGTATCGGCTTTCCCGGTGGCGCCTGGGGGCCGCCGTGCGCCCGGATGGTGGTGGTCGGCCAACCGGTCGGCACGTGGTGCACGGATCCGTCGCAATGCGCACCCAGTTGATGGTGCTGGACCGCGACCCCGAGGTGACCGGCCTGTCCGCACGACCTGCACGGTTCCTGTGGCGGGATCCAGCCGGTGGGGGCGTACGTGCGTGGGTCCGCAGCTGTTCGCCCGCTACGCGGACGGCACCGGCCTGCTGGCCGACTGTCCCTCCAGCCCCACCGCGGGCAGCGAGCTGACGCAGCGCGCTCGGATGGTGCTGGAGGCGGCGTGCGCGCGGGTGGGCTGGGTCTACCGGAGTCTGGAGCCGCCGGGGGCGGTGAGGACGGCGAATCTGCGGTGGCTGGCCGGCTACCGGCATCCTCGCCACCAGGGACCGTCCTGGCTGCGGTCCGCGCTGGCCGCCGTGTTCGCGGTGCCGCGGCCGCTCGGGGACGGGGTGGCGTTGGCGGGCGATCCGCTGCAGGTCTTACCGGCCCTGTACCACGCCTGTGGGCCGGGCAGTTGGTGGCGTCGCTCGATGAACCGCTCGGCCAGCAGACGGTGCTCCGCACCTGCGCCGCCAGCGGCAGCGGCAGGCATGCCTCTGCCCTGGCGGCGGGCGCGGTGGGCGCGGTGAGGGAGGAGCCCGGTGACAGGGCAGCAAGAGCGGTGGCGGCCGGTGGTGGCGGTCGGAGCACATGTTGTCCACCGGGGAGAGACCTGGCAGGTGGCCGCTCTGCAGGGCCAGCAGCTCTGTCTGGTGCAGGAGAACGGTGCCGAGAAGACCCTGCTGATGGGTCATTTGTTCGCCGATCCCGGCTTCGAGGTAGTGGGCGCGCGGGCGCCGCAAGCGGTCCCGCAGTGGGGGTTGTTCGAGACCGTGCCGGCGGCCGCCCAGCAGCGGGCTTTGGCGTGGCTGCCCCACATCCGGGAGGTGGAGACCGGGTGGCCGCATCCGCCAGGAAGCCGCGCCGGCCAGACGATGAGGCCGCAGTACGACCCGAAGCGGTGGACGCTGGCCGAGCGGGACGCTGCCAAGGCCAGGGAACTGACGTTGCTGGGCTTTGCCCGGGTGACCCGCACGACGGTGGAGCGGATGCGGCTCGCCCGCCGGCAGGGCCTGTGGGGGCTGGTCGACAAACGCACCGTCCGCTCCGCCCGCCCGGCCGGCCGCGCCGACGAACGGGTCGTGGCCGCGGTACTGGAGGCCTTGCGGCGTCAGCGCGGCCGGTCGAGAGGCACCGTGAAGGGACTGCGGGTGCTGACCGGGCAGATCCTCGACGACCTGCACGGGCCGCAAGCGGTGGCGCTGCCGCCGCCGTCGTCGTTCTACCGGCTGGTCAACGCCCTCGCCGACCCGGCCGAGCTGCCCGGCCGGGCGGCGCACACGGCCACCGCACCCGCCCGCATGCCCTCAGCGCCGCTGGTGCTACGGCCCGGGGAACAGGTGCAGATCGACACCACCCGCCTGGACATCATGGCCGTCCTCGAGGACGGCACCCTCGGGCGGCCGGAGCTGACCATCGCCGTCGACGTCGCCACCCGCTCCATCCTCGCCGCCGTGCTGCGCCCGCACAGCACCAAAGCCGTCGACGCCGCCCTGCTCCTGGCCGAGATGGCCGTCCCCCACCCAGCACGGCCCACCTGGCCTCAGTCGCTGCATCTGTCGCGGGCCGAGGTGCCCTACGAGCGGATGCTGTCGCTGGACGAACGGCTGGAGGGCGCGGCCGCCCGCCCGGTCATCGTGCCCGAGACGATCGTCGTCGACCGCGGCAAGATCTACCTCTCCGCCTGCTTCGTCGCCGCCTGCGAGATGCTCGGAGTGAGCGTGCAGCCCGCCCCACCCCGACGCCCGCAGGCCAAGGCCGTGGTGGAACGGACCTTCGGCGCGATCAACGACCTGTTCTGCCAGCACGTCGCCGGCCACACCGGCTCCAGCCCCCTCAGACGCGGCCCTGACGTGGCCGCGAGGCACGGTGGACGGTCCCGCAGTTGCAGGACCTCCTCGACGAATGGATCACCTGCGGGTGGCAGAACCGGCCCCACGACGGACTGCGCCACCCCGTCCTGCCCAAGACCGCCCTCACACCGAACCAGATGTGGGCCGCGCTGATCACCCTCAGCGGATACGTCCCCGTGCCGCTGACGGGGGCCGACTACCTCGAACTGCTGCCCGTGCGCTGGCAGCCCATCACCGACCGCGGTATCCGTCTGAACCACCGCACCTACAACCACCCCGTCCTCAACCCCTACCGCGGCCGGCGCTCGCCCCACGCGGCAAGGACGGCAAGTGGGATCCACCACAATCCGCACGACGCCCGCCAGATCTGGATCCGCCTCACCGACGGACAGCTCCACGCAATCCCCTGGATCCACCGCGACCACGTCCACCAGCCCTTCGACGAGCAGACCTGGCGCCACGTCCAGAGCGAAGTCGAACAACGCGCAGGCCGCGACCAGCACGAAGCCGACCTCGCCGACGCACTCGACCAGCTCCTGCGCCGCACCCGCGGCCCCGCAGAAACGGACCACAGCAGCCGTCGCAGGAAAACCCGCCCCACCAGCAGCGCAGCACAGCTGTCCACACTGCCCGACCTGCCAGGTCAGCAAGGAGCACGCGATACACAGACCGCCGACCCGGCCGTAGAGACCGCCGGCCATGCGCCGGTCACCCAGGCAGACAGCGGAACGCACAGTGCGCACGGCGGCCCGACGCCGGGCCTGGACTGGAGCGAGAGCCTGGACGATCCCATCGGCGCCGACCCGGCGACCGGCACCGGCACCGGCACCGGCACCGGCACACACAAACAGGACGGTACGGACATGAGGCCGGCGGGGGTAGACGGATACGGGCTGTGGGACGCCGAAGCGGAGGCCGAGCAATGGTGAACACCCCACCAGGCACAAAAGATGCGCCGTCCGGCCGACACCCGCCAACGACCGACCGGCTGCCTGGTGTCGCGGCACCTACGGACGCCGAGGCCCCTCGCGCAGGACCAGTCGGTGACCACCTGGGACGGCTTCCATGCCTTCGCCACCACACCCGCAGCGGCCCCTCCCCCGCCCGGAGCGCCGCCCGCAGCCTCGCCGAACGCCTCGCCTACCACTCGCGGTTCGTCACCGTACGCACACCGGCCATCGACACCCTCGCCAAGAACGTGCGCACCCTGATGATCCTCGGCCGCCACCAGACCGTCACCGCACGGCCCTCCCTCATCGTCACCGGCCCCGCCGGCGCCGGGAAAACCACCGCCCTGCTGCAGGTCGGCCGCGTCTGCCACCTCGCCCACACCCGACGCCACGGCCCCACAGCCACAGCCGGACACGTCCCCGTCGCCTACGTCCTGGTCCCGCCCGCCGCCACCGCCAAAACCCTCGCCCTCGAATTCGCCC
This genomic interval from Streptomyces dengpaensis contains the following:
- a CDS encoding TnsA-like heteromeric transposase endonuclease subunit, which encodes MGPQLFARYADGTGLLADCPSSPTAGSELTQRARMVLEAACARVGWVYRSLEPPGAVRTANLRWLAGYRHPRHQGPSWLRSALAAVFAVPRPLGDGVALAGDPLQVLPALYHACGPGSWWRRSMNRSASRRCSAPAPPAAAAGMPLPWRRARWAR